The following DNA comes from Microbacterium foliorum.
GCCTCTCGGTGTTCATGTACATCGGCTGGTTCCGTCGTGATCTGCTGGGCTCGAAGAAGTACCCGATGTGGCTGCTGATCGCCGGCACGGTCGTCACGCTGCTCACCTGGTACATGGGCATCGTCTCGGTCGGCCCCATCTTCGCCTTCCTCGGAACCGGAGCGTGACCCCATGACATCGATCGACCTGAACTCCGACCTCGGCGAGAACGTCCCCGACCGCATCGTCAGCGATGACGAGAGCATGCTCGGTCTCGTGACGAGCGCGAACGTGGCGTGCGGCTTCCACGCGGGCAGCCCCGAGGGCATCCGCGAGACTCTCGCCAACGCGGTGGCCGGAGGCGTCGTGATCGGCGCGCACCCCGGCTACCGCGACTACGAGAACTTCGGTCGCACGAAGGTCGAGATCGACTCGGCCACGCTGCAGGCCCACGTCGAGTACCAGCTCGGAGCACTGATCGGTCTCGCCACCGCCGTCGGCGGAAAGGTCGCCTACGTCAAGCCCCACGGAGCGCTGTACAACACGATCGCGCGCGACGAGAGGCAGTCGAAGGATGTGGTGGCGGCCATCCGCGCGATCGATCCGAGCCTCGTGCTGCTGGGGCTGGCCGGCGGCGTCGTGCTCGACGTCGCCGAGCGCGCAGGGCTTCAGACTGCGGCAGAGGCGTTCGCCGATCGGGCGTACCAGCCCGACGGTCAACTCGTCTCGCGCACCGAGACGGGCTCAGTGCTCCACGATCCCGTCGCCGTCGCCGAGCGCATGGTGCGCCTCGCCGGCGAGGGAGTGATCCGCGCGGTCGACGGCACCGACGTGCCGGTCAGTGCGCAGTCGATCTGCGTGCACGGGGACAGCCCCGGTTCGGTGGCCATGGCGGCCGAGACCAAGCGGATGCTGCAGGACGCGGGCATCACGATCGCGCCGTTCGCGGGCGTCTGACATGACCGTTCTCGCGACCGCCGGCCAGCTCGCCGATGCGCGTGCGGCGCGTGCCGCCATCCGCGCAGGGCTCTCCGAGCCGACCAGCGGGGTCGCGGTCGGACTCACGCAGGCGAATCTCATCTCCGTGCCCGCGGACTGGGCCTTCGAGACACTGCTCTTCGCACAGCGCAACCCGAAGCCGTGCCCGGTGCTCGAGGTCATCGAGCAGGGAGAGGTCGAGTCACGGCTCGCGC
Coding sequences within:
- a CDS encoding LamB/YcsF family protein, yielding MTSIDLNSDLGENVPDRIVSDDESMLGLVTSANVACGFHAGSPEGIRETLANAVAGGVVIGAHPGYRDYENFGRTKVEIDSATLQAHVEYQLGALIGLATAVGGKVAYVKPHGALYNTIARDERQSKDVVAAIRAIDPSLVLLGLAGGVVLDVAERAGLQTAAEAFADRAYQPDGQLVSRTETGSVLHDPVAVAERMVRLAGEGVIRAVDGTDVPVSAQSICVHGDSPGSVAMAAETKRMLQDAGITIAPFAGV